The Pseudomonadota bacterium nucleotide sequence TAACTTCGAGCAAGCACTGGGCACAAGCCAGAAAGCTTAAATCCGTATGCGACTTTTGGGTAAACACTGGGTAGCCGTCTAACCCATTTTCTTGCGCCCGTTTGATCTCAGTATCCCAATATGCTCCCTTAACCAGGCGGATGTGAAACCTTTGCCCGCATTCAATGGCCAGTTGCGTTACAAATTCTATTACAGGCATAGAGCGTTTTTGATACGCTTGCACCGCAAGCCCCATGCCATTCCACCCTCTAAACTGTGGATTACGGCAGACGGCACCGTAGACATCTAGGGAAAGATCCAACAGATCCGCCTCTTCGGCGTCTACCGTCAAGCTAATGCCATTCGCCCGAGACAAGATCGCCAGCTCAGTGAGCTTTGGCACTAGTTCCTGTAGTACTCGCTCACGTTGCGCGTATTCATAGCGCGGGTGCAGGGCCGACAGTTTGACAGAAATTCCAGGGTTTTGGTAAATCTCATTACTCACCGCCTGAGCTGCATTGTCCAGGATGGCCTGGCGATATGCATTAAAATAACGCTTGGCATCAGCTGCGGTCATTGCCGCTTCGCCGAGCATGTCGTACGAGAAACAATAACCACGCTTTAGGTATTTTCTAGCCTTTTTGTGTGCCTGCTTCATGGTGGCACCTAAAATAAATTGTGCTGCAATCGTGCGCATTCCCTGATGCATGGCATGACGAATCGTGAATCTCGACCCCTGCAAGAGAATCCTGGTCAGCAAATGATCCCTTTTGGGGGTCAACGAATGACTTGCCCATTTAAGCAGTGTTCCAGATGACCGCACCCATAAAGATTCTGAGCTGTCACTTAGAATTGATGCCCAATCTGCTTGGGTTAGTTTATCTGCAATTAAAAGATCCGCCGTAAAGGGATCTGGGGTACGAAGCAGAGCTTCTGCTAGACACATCAACGCTAGCCCTTCAGGGGTCGAAAGGCGATAGCGATGCATTAACTGGGAAACTAGGGAAGATTTTGATCCTTGGTTGCGAATTTTGCATACCAATTCGCGTGCGCGTGCTTCGATTGTATTTTGCATAGTTTGCAAAATACCAAGATTTGGTTGCAGATCTGCAACAATCTCTGCTTCGCCTCGACGGTAGCAAGAATTGATTTTTTCTCTTAACTCTTGTTGGCTGCCCATGACACCCTGTTTTCTTCGTTTTGTAATTTGATATACTCTCGTGAAATCAAAACCTCTAGTTTAATGATAGCTACCAGCTTGCAGTTTACTTGGGTAAATGAGCACTTCGAGCGTATCAGGAAACAGAGGTTTTGATTTCACTTCAGTATAAAGGTATCGCTCTCCCCTTCCAGTACAATAGAACAAAATAGTTGTCAAAACCTTGACCTCTTGCATTGAAAAGGGTGATAATCAGGACGGATGATAATTCAAAGAGAAAATTATAATAGGAGATAAACTTATGGACTTTCGTTCCCTTATTCCATTTCATTCTCACCGTCGTATTGAGGAGTGGGACCCGTTTCAACAGTTTGAGCGCGCATTTCCCCCGCTTTATGAAGATTTTCGCAAAGGTCAGCTCAATCCATTCAAATGGTCGGCTGGCACCCGTTTTGTTGGACCGCGCATTGACGTGAGTGAAACGGATACGGAATTGACCGTTACCGCGGAGTTGCCAGGTATGGAAGAAAATGATGTTGAAATCTCCCTAATCAACAATACTCTCACTCTTAGGGGCGAGAAAAAAATTGATCGGGAAGAGAAAAAGAAAGACTTTCACCTGGTCGAACGTGCTTCTGGTAGCTTTGCTCGTTCTTTTCAAATCCCCTTTGAGGTAACAGCTAAACAGATCGACGCAACATTTGAAAAGGGCGTGCTGACGATCGCCATTCCAAAACCAGCGGGGGAATCACAAAAGACACAAAAGGTACCGATCAAACAAGGAAAATAGCAGCTTCAATGTTCACACACGATCAAGCAACCACCCTATTGTTACGAGAACTCGAGGGGCGAGGATTCGTTAAATTAGACGATAAGGGAGAGTTGCGGGGACTTACCGAAGCTGACCTACAAAAAACGAACAAATTGGAAGCTTTGATCGATGAAGAATTGGTGAAAAAAATCAAAGCGGTTGGACACTTTGAATCTGGGTCTCTCAACCGCTTTGCTGATCTGTACTATCTCTCGCCAAAAGTCAGCGGCAAAACAATAGAACTACCAGAACTTGACCGACTTGAGCGTATCGACTCTTACGATTTAGTCGTTGCTGATTTTAAAGGGTTTTGTCTGTATATTGAAGACGTCTTGAAAATAGTCGAGTAAGCAAGCCAATGTTTCGAGTGGCGACATTTAACATGGAAAGCCTGGATGAAGGACCCGGTGTGTCTCCCCCCCTTGAAGAGCGTTTGTCCATCCTGCGCCCACAACTAGAGCGACTGGACGCTGATATTCTGTGTATGCAGGAAGTTAACGCCCGCAGACCCTCGCGTCATACTCCACGCACCTTGCA carries:
- a CDS encoding Hsp20/alpha crystallin family protein: MDFRSLIPFHSHRRIEEWDPFQQFERAFPPLYEDFRKGQLNPFKWSAGTRFVGPRIDVSETDTELTVTAELPGMEENDVEISLINNTLTLRGEKKIDREEKKKDFHLVERASGSFARSFQIPFEVTAKQIDATFEKGVLTIAIPKPAGESQKTQKVPIKQGK